The following are encoded in a window of Streptomyces griseiscabiei genomic DNA:
- a CDS encoding NDP-hexose 2,3-dehydratase family protein, giving the protein MTRHAASPVLVPPRPRGDAGLSGRLALSAATTAGAHLRIEDVHGWLTDRDRAHRFEVERIPFAGLDAWSFHPDTGDLGHRTGRFFTVRGLRARVEGDPATEWEQPVIEQPEVGILGILAKEFGGVLHFLMQAKMEPGNRNLLQLSPTVQATRSNYTRVHQGAPVRYLEHFVRPERVVADTLQSEHGSWFYRKANRNLIVETDREVEAHDDFRWLTLGQIHALLRCDNVVNMDARTVLSCLPFPDSAPGALHADTEVLSWITGERSRHDVRTELVPLAQVRGWIREEHRIRHEHERYFDVVAVKVRAGSREVTSWTQPLFEPRGLGITAFLTRRIGGVPHYLVHARVEGGFLDTVELGPTVQCVPGNFAHLPPDRQPPFLSTVLSAKPDRIRYEAVHSEEGGRFLNAESRYLVVEADEEEAPLTPPEGYRWVSAGQLTWLVRHAHYINVQARTLLACLYAMET; this is encoded by the coding sequence ATGACCAGGCATGCCGCGAGCCCCGTGCTCGTACCACCGCGCCCGAGAGGCGACGCCGGGCTGTCCGGCCGGCTCGCCCTGTCCGCGGCCACCACGGCGGGCGCACATCTGCGGATCGAGGACGTCCACGGCTGGCTCACCGACCGCGACCGGGCGCACCGCTTCGAGGTGGAGCGGATCCCGTTCGCCGGTCTCGACGCCTGGTCCTTCCACCCGGACACGGGTGATCTGGGCCACCGCACCGGCCGGTTCTTCACGGTGCGCGGGCTGCGGGCGCGGGTCGAGGGTGACCCCGCCACCGAGTGGGAGCAGCCGGTGATCGAGCAGCCCGAGGTGGGCATCCTGGGCATCCTCGCCAAGGAGTTCGGCGGGGTGCTGCACTTCCTGATGCAGGCCAAGATGGAGCCGGGCAATCGCAACCTGCTCCAGCTGTCGCCGACCGTGCAGGCCACCCGCAGCAACTACACCCGGGTCCACCAGGGAGCGCCCGTACGGTACTTGGAGCACTTCGTCCGGCCCGAGCGGGTGGTCGCCGACACCCTCCAGTCGGAGCACGGCTCGTGGTTCTACCGCAAGGCCAATCGCAACCTCATCGTCGAGACCGACCGCGAGGTGGAGGCGCACGACGACTTCCGCTGGCTGACGCTGGGTCAGATACATGCCCTGCTGCGGTGCGACAACGTCGTCAACATGGACGCCCGGACCGTGTTGTCCTGCCTGCCGTTCCCGGACTCCGCGCCGGGCGCCCTGCATGCGGACACCGAGGTGCTGTCCTGGATCACCGGCGAGCGCTCCCGGCACGACGTACGCACCGAGCTGGTGCCGCTGGCCCAGGTGCGCGGCTGGATCCGTGAGGAGCACCGGATCCGGCACGAGCACGAGCGGTACTTCGACGTGGTGGCGGTCAAGGTACGGGCCGGCAGCCGCGAGGTCACCTCATGGACGCAGCCGCTGTTCGAACCACGGGGGCTGGGGATCACCGCGTTCCTGACCCGGCGCATCGGCGGGGTGCCGCACTACCTGGTCCACGCGCGGGTGGAGGGCGGCTTCCTCGACACCGTCGAACTCGGGCCCACCGTGCAGTGCGTGCCGGGCAACTTCGCCCACCTGCCGCCCGACCGGCAACCGCCCTTCCTGTCCACGGTGCTGTCCGCGAAGCCGGACCGGATCCGCTACGAGGCCGTGCACTCGGAGGAGGGCGGCCGCTTCCTCAACGCCGAGAGCCGCTACCTGGTGGTGGAGGCGGACGAGGAGGAGGCCCCGCTGACCCCGCCGGAGGGCTACCGGTGGGTGAGCGCGGGGCAGCTCACCTGGCTGGTCCGGCACGCCCACTACATCAACGTCCAGGCCCGCACGCTGCTGGCCTGCCTGTACGCCATGGAAACCTGA
- a CDS encoding NAD-dependent epimerase/dehydratase family protein — MSTRRATAGTVVGRGFLAHSLAPVAERHPDTVILAAGVSLASTTAPEAFAREAALLDDTIEACRADGRRLLFFSTSSTGMYGGLAGPGREDDQVVPGTPYARHKLALEERLRASGAEHLILRLSHVVGPRQPSHQLLPTLVRQLREGLVQIHLRATRDLIAVADVVTVVDRLLAQDPPGTVVNVASGAAVPVADIVDHLERVLGLDCRREFRDTGSGCAVSVERLRALVPEVAGLGFGPGYHRGVLDAYAASLAPSPHRSER, encoded by the coding sequence ATGAGTACGCGTCGGGCCACCGCGGGCACGGTGGTGGGCCGGGGCTTCCTGGCCCACAGCCTGGCCCCGGTCGCCGAACGGCACCCGGACACCGTGATCCTGGCCGCCGGCGTCTCCCTGGCGAGCACGACGGCACCGGAGGCGTTCGCCCGGGAGGCCGCGCTCCTGGACGACACCATCGAGGCGTGCCGGGCCGACGGCCGGCGCCTGCTGTTCTTCTCGACCTCGTCCACCGGCATGTACGGCGGCCTCGCCGGCCCCGGCCGGGAGGACGACCAGGTCGTCCCGGGCACGCCCTACGCGCGGCACAAGCTCGCTCTGGAGGAACGGCTGCGCGCGTCCGGCGCCGAGCACCTGATCCTGCGGCTCAGCCATGTCGTGGGCCCTCGCCAGCCGTCGCACCAGTTGCTGCCCACCCTGGTGCGCCAGCTGCGCGAGGGCCTGGTCCAGATCCATCTGCGGGCCACCCGGGACCTGATCGCCGTGGCCGACGTGGTCACGGTCGTGGACCGGCTCCTCGCGCAGGACCCGCCCGGCACGGTCGTCAACGTGGCCTCCGGCGCGGCCGTGCCCGTCGCGGACATCGTCGACCACCTGGAGCGGGTGCTCGGGCTGGACTGCCGGCGGGAGTTCCGGGACACCGGCTCGGGCTGCGCGGTCTCCGTCGAGCGGCTGCGCGCGCTGGTGCCCGAGGTGGCAGGGCTCGGTTTCGGACCCGGCTACCACCGCGGGGTGCTGGACGCGTACGCCGCCTCCCTGGCCCCGTCGCCCCACCGATCGGAGAGGTAG
- a CDS encoding acyl-CoA carboxylase subunit beta, with product MHNRVAELTELRRSVLDGPGERATAAQRAKGKLTVRERIDLLLDPGSFTEVEALRRHRSTSFGLEAKRPYTDGVVTGWGTVNGRTVFVYAHDFRIFGGALGEAHAAKIHKIMDMAIAAGAPLVSLNDGAGARIQEGVSALAGYGGIFQRNTRASGVIPQISVMLGPCAGGAAYSPALTDFVFMVRETSQMFITGPDVVKAVTGEEITQNGLGGADVHSTTSGVAHFAHADEQSCLEDVRYLLSMLPQNNREHPPALPVADPPDRRCETLAEVVPLDGGTPYDMRRVIKEIVDDGEYFEVHEHWAGNLLCALARLGGQVVGIVANQPQSMAGVLDIDTSEKGARFVQMCDAFNIPLVTLLDVPGFLPGVDQEHNGIIRRGAKLLYAYCNATVPRISLILRKAYGGAYIVMDSRSIGADLTFAWPSNEIAVMGAEGAANVIFRRQIAQADDPDAVRAEMVAAYKSELMHPYYAAERGLVDDVIDPADTREVLIRSLTMLADKHSELPSRKHGNPPQ from the coding sequence ATGCACAACCGGGTCGCCGAACTCACCGAGCTCAGGCGGTCGGTGCTGGACGGACCGGGCGAACGGGCCACCGCCGCACAGCGCGCCAAGGGCAAGCTGACCGTGCGCGAGCGCATCGACCTGCTCCTCGACCCGGGCTCGTTCACCGAGGTGGAGGCCCTGCGGCGGCACCGCTCGACGAGCTTCGGCCTGGAGGCCAAACGGCCCTACACGGACGGCGTGGTGACCGGCTGGGGCACGGTGAACGGCCGCACGGTCTTCGTGTACGCCCATGACTTCCGGATCTTCGGCGGCGCGCTGGGCGAGGCGCACGCGGCGAAGATCCACAAAATCATGGACATGGCCATCGCGGCGGGCGCACCGCTGGTCTCCCTCAACGACGGCGCCGGCGCCCGCATCCAGGAAGGCGTCAGCGCCCTCGCGGGCTACGGCGGCATCTTCCAGCGCAACACCCGGGCCTCCGGGGTCATCCCGCAGATCAGCGTGATGCTCGGCCCGTGCGCGGGCGGCGCGGCCTACAGCCCGGCCCTGACGGACTTCGTGTTCATGGTCCGCGAGACCTCGCAGATGTTCATCACCGGGCCCGACGTCGTCAAGGCGGTCACCGGCGAGGAGATCACCCAGAACGGGCTCGGCGGCGCCGACGTGCACAGCACCACCTCGGGCGTGGCCCACTTCGCGCACGCGGACGAGCAGTCCTGCCTGGAGGACGTGCGCTACCTGCTGTCGATGTTGCCGCAGAACAACCGCGAGCACCCGCCGGCCCTGCCCGTCGCCGATCCGCCGGACCGCCGCTGCGAGACCTTGGCCGAGGTGGTCCCGCTCGACGGCGGCACGCCCTACGACATGCGGCGGGTCATCAAGGAGATCGTCGACGACGGCGAGTACTTCGAGGTCCACGAGCACTGGGCGGGCAACCTGCTCTGCGCACTCGCCCGGCTGGGCGGCCAGGTGGTGGGGATCGTGGCCAACCAGCCCCAGTCCATGGCCGGGGTACTGGACATCGACACCTCGGAGAAGGGCGCACGCTTCGTTCAGATGTGCGACGCCTTCAACATCCCGCTGGTCACCCTTCTCGACGTACCGGGCTTCCTGCCGGGCGTGGACCAGGAGCACAACGGCATCATCCGGCGCGGCGCCAAGCTGCTGTACGCCTACTGCAACGCCACCGTGCCCCGTATCTCCCTGATTTTGCGCAAGGCCTACGGCGGCGCGTACATCGTCATGGACTCCCGGTCCATCGGCGCCGACCTCACCTTCGCCTGGCCGAGCAACGAGATCGCCGTGATGGGCGCCGAGGGTGCCGCCAACGTCATCTTCCGCCGGCAGATCGCCCAGGCCGACGACCCCGACGCCGTACGGGCCGAGATGGTCGCCGCCTACAAGTCCGAGCTCATGCATCCCTACTACGCGGCCGAGCGCGGGCTGGTGGACGACGTCATCGATCCGGCCGACACCCGCGAGGTGCTGATTCGCTCGCTGACGATGCTGGCGGACAAGCACTCCGAACTTCCGTCGCGCAAGCACGGAAATCCGCCGCAGTGA
- a CDS encoding beta-ketoacyl-[acyl-carrier-protein] synthase family protein, which produces MNSTLARADSRPASQRVVITGLGVFSSIGTGVAEFTEGLRTGRSNVAPITAFDTSGFEYANGCEVAAFEPEKWIHHTPVKELGRATQFSVAAARMAVEDAGLTDEDLRGLRGQISIGTTDGESRDADTLVAQRVAGGPQGMDRALARRLGVNGLSAAVAREFALTDVEALTLGTACSAGNYSVGNGFDAIRVGDADFALCGGADAICLKNFVSFYRLGTVAPDVCRPFDKDRRGLVNSEGAGVVMLESLESALARGARIYAEVLGYGLSCDAHHPAVPDQSSVSRCMTSALENAGVAPHEVDLISAHGTGTKANDTTESRAIRDVYDNLPPRTISLKSMLGHAMGAASALATIACSLAITHGFIPPTINHVETDPECEIDCVPNESVAADLRIVQNNGLAFGGNNSVVVLGRYDKEAR; this is translated from the coding sequence ATGAATTCAACTCTTGCCCGAGCTGACAGCAGGCCGGCGTCCCAACGCGTTGTCATCACCGGGCTCGGGGTTTTCTCCAGCATAGGCACGGGTGTCGCTGAGTTCACCGAGGGGTTGCGCACCGGGCGCAGCAACGTCGCACCGATCACCGCGTTCGACACCTCCGGTTTCGAATACGCCAACGGCTGCGAAGTGGCCGCCTTCGAACCGGAGAAATGGATTCACCACACTCCGGTGAAGGAACTGGGACGGGCCACCCAGTTCTCGGTGGCGGCCGCCCGGATGGCCGTGGAGGACGCCGGTCTCACCGACGAGGACCTGCGCGGTCTGCGCGGCCAGATCTCCATCGGCACCACCGACGGGGAGTCGCGGGACGCCGACACCCTGGTGGCGCAGCGGGTCGCGGGCGGTCCGCAGGGAATGGACCGCGCGCTGGCGCGGCGGCTCGGCGTGAACGGCCTGTCCGCCGCGGTGGCCCGGGAGTTCGCCCTCACGGACGTCGAGGCGCTCACCCTGGGCACCGCCTGCTCGGCGGGCAACTACTCCGTGGGCAACGGCTTCGACGCGATCCGGGTCGGTGACGCGGACTTCGCCCTGTGCGGCGGGGCGGACGCCATCTGCCTGAAGAACTTCGTCTCGTTCTACCGGCTGGGCACGGTCGCCCCCGACGTCTGCCGACCGTTCGACAAGGACCGGCGGGGCCTCGTCAACAGCGAGGGGGCCGGGGTGGTGATGCTGGAGAGCCTGGAGTCGGCACTCGCCCGCGGTGCCCGCATCTACGCCGAGGTCCTCGGCTACGGGCTGAGCTGCGACGCCCACCACCCCGCGGTACCCGACCAGTCCAGCGTCTCCCGGTGCATGACCTCGGCGCTCGAGAACGCGGGCGTGGCGCCCCACGAGGTCGACCTGATCTCGGCCCACGGCACCGGTACCAAGGCCAACGACACGACCGAGTCGCGCGCGATCCGCGACGTCTACGACAACCTGCCGCCCCGCACCATCTCGCTGAAGTCGATGCTGGGGCACGCCATGGGCGCCGCGAGCGCGCTGGCCACCATCGCCTGCTCACTGGCGATCACCCACGGCTTCATCCCGCCCACGATCAACCACGTCGAGACCGACCCGGAGTGCGAGATCGACTGCGTGCCCAACGAGTCGGTCGCGGCGGACCTGCGGATCGTACAGAACAACGGCCTGGCCTTCGGCGGCAACAACTCCGTGGTCGTCCTCGGCCGTTACGACAAGGAAGCACGGTGA
- a CDS encoding sensor histidine kinase gives MRLLASLNAVTRTIRQLERGEPVELLAEHAGPAQTRELVESVNRIASTTQAVDERYRMLLSDIAHQQRTTLHLLGIRMERLAAHLSAPGAEVHHMITNDLERLRATVSDLREASTATVSPPIEVDAALVVRERVAAWADAAVDRQVVLDAPFMTGRATVMTRSGTLERVIDILLDNAVRMSRPRGAVVVRTVTTGDQVHIRVTDEGPGMTQREREEAVRGGRFGGRSSRQGGGGHDRSDDGGRGARPGKAGSEGWGLGLSIAHMLVVSHGGELTLENGPGGRGLTAHIRFPQVAPVGADPLHRPLDGPSSRARE, from the coding sequence GTGAGACTGCTCGCCTCCCTGAACGCGGTCACCCGGACCATACGCCAGCTGGAGCGCGGCGAACCCGTGGAGCTCCTGGCCGAGCACGCCGGCCCGGCGCAGACCCGGGAACTGGTCGAATCCGTCAACCGCATCGCCTCCACCACCCAGGCCGTCGACGAGCGCTACCGCATGCTCCTGTCGGACATCGCGCACCAGCAGCGCACCACCCTCCACCTCCTCGGTATCCGTATGGAACGGCTGGCCGCCCATCTGTCGGCCCCCGGCGCCGAGGTGCACCACATGATCACCAATGACCTGGAACGGTTACGTGCCACCGTGTCGGATTTGCGCGAGGCGTCGACCGCCACCGTCAGCCCGCCCATCGAGGTCGACGCCGCCCTCGTGGTACGGGAGCGCGTCGCCGCGTGGGCCGATGCCGCCGTCGACCGCCAAGTGGTCCTGGACGCACCGTTCATGACCGGCCGAGCGACCGTCATGACCCGTAGCGGCACGCTGGAACGGGTGATCGACATCCTGCTGGACAACGCCGTCAGGATGTCCCGGCCCCGCGGTGCCGTCGTCGTGCGCACTGTGACGACCGGCGACCAGGTGCACATCCGGGTCACCGATGAGGGGCCTGGCATGACGCAGCGGGAACGGGAGGAGGCCGTGCGGGGAGGGCGGTTCGGCGGCCGGAGCTCCCGCCAGGGCGGGGGCGGCCACGACAGGAGTGATGACGGCGGCAGGGGCGCGCGTCCAGGGAAGGCCGGCAGCGAGGGGTGGGGTCTCGGGCTCTCCATCGCGCACATGCTGGTCGTCTCCCACGGAGGTGAACTCACCCTGGAGAACGGCCCCGGCGGGCGCGGGCTGACGGCACACATCCGGTTCCCGCAGGTGGCTCCCGTCGGAGCCGACCCGCTCCACCGGCCGCTGGACGGCCCGTCGAGCCGGGCCCGCGAGTAG
- a CDS encoding 3-oxoacyl-[acyl-carrier-protein] synthase III C-terminal domain-containing protein — protein MLSGTLTLDAVEIFLPERETTVEERAEAFGLSPAQVHLFRSIHGLDTLRYDPDLSLYDLVLPPARKILADVDPRSVKYVVYPHAVPHAGPSTVDPVQEMLKMLGLEHATAFALTQQNCAGTVSAVDVAGRLLQADGDPEARALVLTGEKIFTRDLQIIFNSCVIGEAAGACLLSWNGPGDPVRSFAVRTFGEYAAGVQMTAEEHREAGADRPRVMGELIEEVVTAAGCTFDDIDIVIPTHPNRTFWGQIVQDLGWPPDKLYLENLARYSHCLTADLMVNYVTLREEGRLVPGRNYLFLATGIGSTFTAMVFTAAQQDEPGPTGSRVLADTTTGTEGH, from the coding sequence ATGCTGAGCGGCACACTCACCCTGGACGCCGTCGAGATATTCCTGCCGGAACGCGAAACCACCGTCGAGGAGCGGGCCGAGGCCTTCGGTCTGAGCCCGGCGCAGGTCCACCTGTTCCGCAGCATCCACGGCCTCGACACCCTCCGCTACGACCCCGACCTCAGCCTCTACGACCTGGTGCTGCCGCCCGCCCGGAAGATCCTCGCGGACGTCGACCCCCGCTCGGTCAAGTACGTGGTGTACCCGCACGCCGTCCCGCACGCCGGTCCCTCGACGGTGGACCCGGTGCAGGAGATGCTCAAGATGCTGGGCCTGGAGCACGCCACGGCGTTCGCGCTCACCCAGCAGAACTGCGCGGGCACGGTCTCGGCCGTCGACGTCGCCGGGCGGCTACTGCAGGCCGACGGCGATCCGGAGGCGCGAGCTCTGGTCCTGACGGGCGAGAAGATCTTCACCCGCGACCTCCAGATCATCTTCAACTCTTGTGTCATCGGCGAGGCGGCGGGCGCCTGCCTGCTGTCGTGGAACGGCCCCGGCGATCCGGTGCGCTCGTTCGCGGTGCGCACCTTCGGCGAGTACGCCGCGGGCGTCCAGATGACGGCGGAGGAACACCGGGAGGCCGGCGCCGACCGCCCGAGGGTGATGGGCGAACTCATCGAGGAGGTGGTGACGGCGGCGGGCTGCACCTTCGACGACATCGACATCGTGATCCCCACCCACCCCAACCGGACGTTCTGGGGCCAGATCGTCCAGGACCTCGGGTGGCCGCCCGACAAGCTCTATCTGGAGAACCTCGCCCGCTACAGCCACTGCCTGACGGCGGACCTGATGGTGAACTACGTGACCCTGCGGGAGGAGGGCCGTCTGGTGCCCGGCCGCAACTACCTGTTCCTGGCCACCGGGATCGGCTCCACGTTCACGGCCATGGTCTTCACCGCCGCGCAACAGGACGAGCCGGGGCCGACCGGCTCCCGCGTCCTGGCGGACACGACTACAGGAACGGAAGGCCACTGA
- a CDS encoding beta-ketoacyl synthase N-terminal-like domain-containing protein, with the protein MPYPVISTWSATSPFGVGRSAFTAGIAERRSAVGPLDPLEWQVPTTHGAVVPGFDIRASLGRKGTRMMNRVTGLTITTVGHVLEEVAHPEDGADDVALVLGTTAGSLQSSMEITHSSLTGARPYHVEPATIPYAVMNGAAGRCAIWYGLRGPNSTLGAGRPTGMVGLTYSRRLLLTGRARQVLCGAAEEFSTARSLVEHYGRFEDEPETALGEGCAIFLLGLEPAPGTRPLASVLSVRTRMVADGDWGAAVGHCVEAALSSVEEKADQVWAVSHSGTADGAGQAEHARLTELFGAETLVPPVADLIGETHSVSSAFQIASVLSLAEQDPASAGRTAVITSVDPSGMAAAALLRIAES; encoded by the coding sequence ATGCCCTATCCGGTGATCAGCACATGGTCGGCGACCTCGCCGTTCGGCGTCGGGCGTTCCGCGTTCACCGCCGGGATCGCCGAACGCCGGTCGGCCGTCGGGCCGTTGGACCCCCTGGAATGGCAGGTGCCCACCACCCACGGCGCCGTGGTGCCCGGCTTCGACATCCGTGCGAGCCTCGGCCGCAAGGGCACCCGGATGATGAACCGGGTGACCGGCCTGACGATCACGACGGTCGGCCACGTCCTCGAAGAGGTCGCCCACCCCGAGGACGGCGCCGACGACGTCGCACTCGTGCTCGGCACCACCGCGGGCAGCCTGCAGAGCTCGATGGAGATCACCCACAGCTCCCTGACCGGCGCCCGGCCGTATCACGTGGAGCCGGCGACGATCCCGTACGCGGTGATGAACGGCGCGGCCGGCCGCTGCGCCATCTGGTACGGCCTGCGCGGCCCCAACAGCACGCTCGGCGCCGGCCGGCCGACCGGCATGGTCGGACTCACCTACTCGCGCCGACTGCTGCTGACCGGGCGGGCCCGGCAGGTGCTCTGCGGGGCCGCGGAGGAGTTCTCCACCGCACGGTCCCTGGTCGAGCACTACGGGCGGTTCGAGGACGAGCCCGAGACCGCGCTCGGCGAGGGCTGCGCGATCTTCCTGCTCGGCCTGGAGCCGGCGCCCGGCACCAGGCCGCTCGCGTCGGTGCTCTCGGTGCGGACCCGTATGGTCGCCGACGGCGACTGGGGTGCGGCGGTGGGGCACTGTGTGGAGGCGGCCCTGTCGTCCGTCGAGGAGAAGGCGGACCAGGTCTGGGCGGTGTCCCACTCCGGTACGGCCGACGGGGCGGGTCAGGCCGAACACGCCCGGCTGACCGAGCTGTTCGGTGCCGAAACGCTCGTGCCGCCGGTGGCGGACCTGATCGGTGAGACCCATTCGGTGTCCTCGGCGTTCCAGATCGCGTCGGTCCTGAGCCTCGCCGAGCAGGACCCGGCGTCCGCGGGGCGGACCGCGGTGATCACCTCGGTCGACCCGAGCGGGATGGCGGCCGCCGCCCTGCTGCGCATCGCAGAGTCCTGA
- a CDS encoding response regulator transcription factor: protein MRVLIVEDHAEIADALRSGLNDHGFETAIADTCQTALERYADVDAVLLDVGLPDGNGMDVCRTIRASSSVPIIMVSGRDDEFDRVLGLRMGADDYVVKPCGLRELVARIEAVVRRAVGWARSSGGSRVVGPLSIDLKQRRAFMEGAELLFTRKEFDLLVLLTGEPGKVFDRETIMRHVWGQPSVGDTRTLGVHMVSLRRKLGAPELIQTVRGVGFRFAL from the coding sequence ATGCGAGTTCTGATCGTCGAGGACCATGCTGAAATCGCCGACGCGCTCAGGAGCGGACTCAACGACCACGGCTTCGAGACAGCGATAGCCGACACCTGCCAGACGGCCCTGGAACGCTACGCGGATGTGGACGCGGTCCTGCTGGACGTCGGACTGCCGGACGGCAACGGCATGGACGTCTGCCGCACCATCCGCGCCTCGTCCAGCGTTCCCATCATCATGGTCAGCGGTCGCGACGACGAGTTCGACCGCGTCCTCGGCCTGCGCATGGGGGCCGACGACTATGTGGTGAAGCCGTGCGGCCTGCGTGAACTCGTGGCCCGTATCGAGGCGGTGGTCCGGCGCGCCGTCGGCTGGGCCCGGTCGAGCGGCGGATCACGGGTGGTCGGCCCCCTTTCCATCGATCTCAAACAGCGCCGCGCGTTCATGGAGGGAGCGGAACTGCTCTTCACCCGCAAGGAGTTCGATCTGCTCGTACTGCTCACCGGAGAGCCGGGCAAGGTCTTCGACCGGGAGACGATCATGCGCCATGTCTGGGGCCAGCCCAGCGTGGGGGACACCCGGACCCTCGGTGTCCACATGGTCAGCCTGCGCCGGAAACTCGGAGCGCCCGAGCTGATCCAGACCGTGCGCGGAGTCGGTTTCCGTTTTGCGCTCTGA
- a CDS encoding acyl carrier protein encodes MSTIDEATRKHVKSIVCDILEVEPEEVTETSLLAEEHGADSLRSIEILASVEVSLQVSIEQAQMKRMINLEGIYEVLEEARAKAK; translated from the coding sequence GTGTCCACCATCGACGAAGCAACCCGCAAGCACGTGAAGAGCATTGTCTGCGACATCCTCGAAGTGGAGCCCGAAGAGGTCACCGAGACCAGCCTGCTGGCCGAGGAGCACGGCGCCGACTCCCTGCGCTCCATCGAGATCCTCGCCTCCGTCGAGGTCTCCCTTCAGGTCTCCATCGAGCAGGCCCAGATGAAGCGCATGATCAACCTCGAAGGCATCTACGAGGTGCTGGAGGAGGCGAGGGCGAAGGCCAAGTAG
- the fabG gene encoding 3-oxoacyl-ACP reductase FabG, with translation MQSTGQARPVALVTGGSRGIGRAVVLRLVRDGFDVAFCHRSSDDAARTLEKEATDLGGRAVGTRADVVDPQAVGEWVTRTEQDLGPLRVVVTSAGIVRDGPLATMEDADWHNVMDVNLTGTYNVCRAAAFPMIKRKSGCVINVSSVSGVLGNATQTNYSATKAGIIGFSRSLAKELGRFGIRVNAVAPGFIDTEMLRGLSEKTRDTLVSSIALGRFGTAEEVADSVSYLVNATYVTGSVLRVDGGVVG, from the coding sequence ATGCAGAGCACCGGACAAGCCCGCCCCGTCGCCCTGGTGACCGGCGGTTCCCGTGGCATCGGCCGGGCCGTCGTCCTCCGCCTGGTGCGGGACGGATTCGACGTGGCCTTCTGCCACCGCTCCAGCGACGACGCCGCCCGGACGCTGGAGAAGGAGGCGACCGACCTGGGCGGACGCGCCGTCGGGACCCGGGCCGACGTCGTCGATCCGCAGGCCGTCGGCGAGTGGGTGACACGGACCGAACAGGACCTGGGCCCGCTGCGGGTGGTCGTCACCTCGGCCGGTATCGTCCGGGACGGCCCGCTCGCCACGATGGAGGACGCCGACTGGCACAACGTCATGGACGTCAACCTGACCGGCACCTACAACGTGTGCCGTGCCGCCGCCTTCCCCATGATCAAGCGCAAGTCGGGCTGCGTGATCAACGTGTCCTCGGTGTCCGGGGTCCTCGGCAACGCCACCCAGACCAACTACTCGGCCACGAAGGCGGGAATCATCGGCTTCAGCCGCTCCCTGGCCAAGGAGCTCGGCCGGTTCGGCATCCGGGTCAACGCCGTCGCGCCGGGTTTCATCGACACCGAGATGCTGCGCGGACTGTCCGAGAAGACCCGTGACACCCTGGTGTCCTCCATCGCACTGGGCCGCTTCGGGACCGCGGAGGAAGTGGCCGACAGCGTGTCCTATCTGGTGAACGCGACATACGTGACCGGGTCTGTCCTGCGGGTGGACGGCGGAGTCGTCGGGTGA